The DNA segment GAAGTGGACTAAAAAAAGGTTTGTTTTAAGGGAGCTCCTTTTTAAATCGGGGGATGAGTTTTCAGAAAGGAAACTCAAAGAGTCCATAAGGAACCTCCTAAATACCCACCTTTTCTACGAAATCAGACCGGTAGTTAAGAGGACTAAGGACGGGGTAATTGTTAAGCTAAAAATAAAGGAGAGATTTCCAATAGTTCCACTTCCAAAGCTTAGGTTGAAGAGCTCCGGCTCCTACAGAGCCGGAATGGAAGTCAGGGACTACAACCTGTTGGGAATGGGACACAGGCTCTACACAGGGTACGTTAAGTGGTTCAATACGAGTTCTGAAAGTTACTCTGTTTTTACATACTTTGACCTGTACAGGGTAATAGAAAACAGGGGAAACATTTATGGGGGGATTTACTACTCCTCTGAGGAGGAGAGTTCAGAGAGTGAAAGCTACAGGGTAAAGAAAATTGACCTACCCATTGGAGTTCACTTCTTTTTAGATGAAAGAAAAATAAGCCAGATAAGGTTTGGAATAACTCCTTCATTTTCAAGGTATACCGATGTCTTAAGCGATAAGAAAATATACTATGCAAACCTTTCATATACAAGGGACCTTTCAACCGACATGGTCTACTTTGTAAAGGGCGGAATTTTCAACGTTTCTATAAATCAAGCTGTTCCAAAGGTTTCTGATTTAACAACTGGGAGAGTTGACTTCAGCTTTTCAAGGTCCGTTCAAGTGTCCGGAACAGAAACCAGGAACTACTGGTTAGGTATGGGAACAAAGTTAGGCTACTCAGGTAAGGGATATAAGATAGTAGCTCCCGTTCCAGGATACAGGAGCCGATTAACCGAATCCAAAAGGTATATAGCAGGAAGTTATGGAATAAGAGCTCCAATAATTGACAAGAGCGTCTACTTCTTCCCGAAGGTATACTTGGGTAACACGTTCAAGGGAACCGATGGTGTTTTGCTCTCTACAGGATTTGAGGTTACTGCATTCTGGGCTAAGCTTACTGATGGTATCATAAGATTTAAAGTTTTCAGGGGTTTGGGAAAGGATGGAGATACTCAAACCTTACTAAAACTCACTTTTAGGTGGTAGATATGAAGGTATCCTTAGTTCAGTTTTCCTCAAAGTTGGGAGAGTTTGACTACAACCTTGAGAGAACAGTCGAGTTTGCAGAAAGAGCAAGGAAGGAGGGCTCCTCCATCTGTATATTTCCGGAGCTCTCACTGACAGGGTACAACGTTTGGGACTTAACATTTGAAGTTGCAATAAGGCTTGATTCCCCAAAGTTCTCTCCCCTTTTAGAGCTAAGCAGGGAGATAGATATAGTTGTTGGATTCGTTGAGGAGAGTCCCGAGTACGTCTTTTACAACAGTGCCGTTTACCTTTCAGATGGAAAAATTAAGCACCTTCACAGGAAGGTATACCTCCCAACCTACGGGATGTTTGACGAGGGAAGATTCTTCGGAAGGGGAAACAGAGTAGAGTCATTTAATTCTGCTCTCGGGAGGAGCTCCATCCTCATATGTGAGGATTTGTGGCACATGTCAACCGTTTACCTCTCCTTCCTTCAAGGGGTAAAGTTTATATTTGCCCTCTCATCAAGCCCCGGAAGGGGTTATAAGGAAGAGAGAATGTTTGGAAATGCGGAAATTTGGCAAAACATGGGAGAGTTCTACTCTCGAATGACGGGCAGTTACTTCTTTTTTGTAAACAGGGTGGGAACCGAGGATGGATTTGTCTTTTCAGGGAAGTCCTTCGTTTCAAATCCCTTCGGTGAAATAGTGGCAGAGGCATCTCCCTTTGAGGAGGAGATTTTGACGGTTGAAGTAAAAGAGGAGCTTGTAAGGTCTGCAAGAATAGGCCTTCCTCTCCTGAGGGACGAAAGGCCGGAAATTGTACTTGAAGCTCTAAGGAGGCTAAAAGATGAGATTTAAGTTAGAAAAAGCTTTAGAGATAAAGGATAAAGAGTTTATAAAAAATGCCCTGGCAAGATTTATTAAGGAGGAGGTTGAAAAGGCCGGTTTCAGGAAAGTTGTTGTTGGAATTTCTGGAGGAGTTGATTCAGCACTATCTGCCTTTTTGGGAGTTGAAGCCTTAGGTAGGGAAAATGTAATAGGAATTTCAATGCCCTATAGAACGTCCTCTAAAGAGTCCATTGAGGATGCAAG comes from the Balnearium lithotrophicum genome and includes:
- a CDS encoding nitrilase-related carbon-nitrogen hydrolase, whose protein sequence is MKVSLVQFSSKLGEFDYNLERTVEFAERARKEGSSICIFPELSLTGYNVWDLTFEVAIRLDSPKFSPLLELSREIDIVVGFVEESPEYVFYNSAVYLSDGKIKHLHRKVYLPTYGMFDEGRFFGRGNRVESFNSALGRSSILICEDLWHMSTVYLSFLQGVKFIFALSSSPGRGYKEERMFGNAEIWQNMGEFYSRMTGSYFFFVNRVGTEDGFVFSGKSFVSNPFGEIVAEASPFEEEILTVEVKEELVRSARIGLPLLRDERPEIVLEALRRLKDEI
- a CDS encoding POTRA domain-containing protein, coding for MKKLLLSVLLILIPNLCFGEVVKEVQIEGLKWTKKRFVLRELLFKSGDEFSERKLKESIRNLLNTHLFYEIRPVVKRTKDGVIVKLKIKERFPIVPLPKLRLKSSGSYRAGMEVRDYNLLGMGHRLYTGYVKWFNTSSESYSVFTYFDLYRVIENRGNIYGGIYYSSEEESSESESYRVKKIDLPIGVHFFLDERKISQIRFGITPSFSRYTDVLSDKKIYYANLSYTRDLSTDMVYFVKGGIFNVSINQAVPKVSDLTTGRVDFSFSRSVQVSGTETRNYWLGMGTKLGYSGKGYKIVAPVPGYRSRLTESKRYIAGSYGIRAPIIDKSVYFFPKVYLGNTFKGTDGVLLSTGFEVTAFWAKLTDGIIRFKVFRGLGKDGDTQTLLKLTFRW